Proteins from one uncultured Desulfuromonas sp. genomic window:
- a CDS encoding molybdenum cofactor guanylyltransferase, with protein MSKSDVTGMILAGGKSRRMGREKLFLDIGGQPLFERVFYPLRMVFDDILIVANDQKRFERYQVPLVSDIYPGSALGGLYSGLMHAATPWGFVCAADMPFVNLSLIRYLLTQTTNYDIVVPVSEQGVEPLFACYSKRCLPAMEQALENRQYKIIDVWETLRVCEVPMTQLRHLPAIETAFINLNREEDVHYSHQLLTPKRG; from the coding sequence ATGTCAAAATCCGATGTCACCGGCATGATCCTTGCCGGAGGAAAAAGTCGCCGCATGGGGCGGGAAAAATTGTTTCTTGATATTGGTGGCCAGCCGTTGTTCGAGCGGGTTTTTTATCCCTTACGGATGGTGTTTGATGACATACTGATTGTTGCCAATGATCAGAAACGTTTTGAGCGCTATCAGGTTCCGTTGGTCAGCGATATTTATCCGGGCAGCGCTCTGGGGGGCCTCTACAGCGGTTTGATGCACGCTGCGACTCCTTGGGGATTTGTCTGTGCTGCGGATATGCCGTTTGTCAATTTGAGTCTGATCCGTTATCTTTTAACACAGACGACGAATTACGATATTGTGGTGCCGGTCAGTGAGCAGGGCGTGGAACCACTGTTCGCCTGTTATTCGAAACGTTGCCTCCCAGCCATGGAGCAGGCGCTGGAAAACAGGCAGTATAAAATTATCGACGTTTGGGAGACACTGCGCGTATGCGAGGTTCCCATGACGCAACTTCGCCATCTTCCGGCAATAGAGACAGCGTTTATCAATCTCAACCGTGAAGAAGATGTCCATTACAGTCATCAACTGCTGACCCCGAAACGGGGATAA
- a CDS encoding twin-arginine translocase TatA/TatE family subunit, with product MFGLGTTELLVILGIVVVLFGAKRLPQLGSGLGKGIKNFKQGIKENDTESLEDKPDDK from the coding sequence ATGTTCGGATTGGGGACGACGGAACTGCTGGTTATTCTCGGCATCGTTGTTGTTTTGTTCGGAGCGAAACGGCTACCTCAGCTGGGTTCGGGTCTGGGCAAGGGAATCAAAAATTTTAAACAGGGCATAAAAGAGAACGACACCGAAAGTCTTGAAGACAAACCGGATGACAAGTGA
- a CDS encoding twin-arginine translocase TatA/TatE family subunit: MFGIGMPELLVILVIALIFIGPGKLPEVARSLGRGMREFRRATHDIKQTFDVEAEVITESPTPEKVTAVAQKTTDEESSRNDNAEKTGDAHHG, encoded by the coding sequence ATGTTTGGGATAGGAATGCCGGAACTGCTGGTGATTCTGGTCATCGCCCTGATTTTTATCGGTCCGGGCAAGCTACCCGAGGTTGCCCGATCTCTGGGCCGGGGGATGCGTGAATTTCGCCGCGCCACGCATGACATCAAACAGACCTTTGATGTTGAGGCTGAAGTGATCACGGAATCCCCTACGCCGGAAAAAGTGACTGCTGTCGCCCAAAAGACCACTGACGAAGAAAGTTCGCGCAACGATAACGCCGAAAAAACAGGTGACGCTCACCATGGCTGA
- the tatC gene encoding twin-arginine translocase subunit TatC produces the protein MADREQSLVGHLEELRRRLIVAVLAWLIGFAACYNKAEWLFDQIAQPVQQALPDGSSLVFIHATEPFFAYLKVAALAGFIVALPIILWQLWMFVSPGMYSHERRMAIPFVLLSCLCFGTGTYFGFIYVFPVVFTFLINFGLAAGDVSAMLSMGAYLSMAIHLLLAFGVVFELPIVLMFLARIGLVDYHWLAKQRRYALLLGFIVGAVLTPPDLFSQVSIALPFVVLYELGIWGARLVGKTQDSDDEDAEVGQ, from the coding sequence ATGGCTGATCGTGAGCAATCTCTGGTCGGCCACCTCGAAGAGTTGCGCCGTCGCCTGATTGTTGCCGTGTTGGCTTGGCTAATCGGTTTTGCCGCCTGTTATAACAAAGCTGAATGGTTGTTTGATCAGATTGCCCAACCGGTTCAGCAGGCGTTACCCGACGGCAGTTCTCTGGTATTTATCCACGCCACCGAGCCGTTTTTTGCCTATTTGAAAGTCGCGGCCTTAGCTGGTTTTATTGTCGCCTTGCCGATCATTCTCTGGCAATTGTGGATGTTTGTCTCGCCGGGGATGTACAGCCATGAACGACGGATGGCCATCCCCTTCGTGTTGCTCAGTTGTCTGTGCTTCGGCACCGGAACTTATTTCGGTTTTATCTATGTTTTCCCCGTCGTTTTTACCTTCCTGATCAACTTCGGCCTGGCCGCCGGTGATGTTAGTGCCATGCTGTCCATGGGGGCCTACCTGAGCATGGCCATCCATCTGCTGCTGGCGTTCGGAGTGGTGTTTGAATTGCCCATTGTTCTCATGTTTCTCGCCCGCATTGGCTTGGTCGACTACCACTGGCTGGCTAAGCAGCGTCGTTACGCTCTGTTGCTGGGATTTATCGTCGGTGCCGTCCTTACACCTCCTGATCTGTTTTCACAGGTCTCCATTGCCCTGCCGTTTGTTGTGCTCTATGAACTGGGGATATGGGGGGCGCGTCTGGTGGGAAAGACACAGGACAGTGATGATGAAGATGCTGAGGTTGGTCAATAG
- the msrA gene encoding peptide-methionine (S)-S-oxide reductase MsrA, whose protein sequence is MKPTFFIFMLILMLVSTGAFADKAIFAGGCFWCMESDFEKLSGVTEVVSGFTGGTVKNPTYNGNHEGHYEAVEVDYDPSVVSYQELLAHYWANIDPFDARGQFCDKGPSYRSAVFVANDTQRTLAETSRQRVVQQFPDRKIVTPILDATTFYPIRGEESYHQDFYKKNPIQYKFYRWNCGRDQRLKEIWGDKTTVH, encoded by the coding sequence ATGAAACCGACATTTTTTATTTTTATGCTGATCCTGATGCTGGTTTCGACCGGCGCTTTCGCGGACAAAGCCATTTTCGCCGGTGGCTGTTTCTGGTGTATGGAATCCGATTTTGAAAAACTGTCCGGCGTGACAGAGGTTGTCAGTGGGTTTACCGGCGGAACCGTAAAAAATCCGACCTACAATGGCAACCATGAAGGGCATTACGAAGCCGTGGAAGTTGATTACGACCCGAGCGTTGTGAGTTATCAGGAGTTGTTGGCGCATTACTGGGCCAACATCGATCCTTTTGACGCACGGGGGCAGTTTTGCGACAAAGGTCCCAGTTATCGCAGTGCTGTCTTTGTGGCTAATGATACGCAGAGGACCTTGGCCGAGACATCCAGGCAACGGGTTGTGCAACAGTTCCCTGACCGGAAAATCGTGACGCCGATTCTTGATGCGACCACCTTTTATCCGATCCGTGGAGAGGAGAGCTATCACCAGGATTTTTACAAAAAAAACCCCATTCAGTACAAATTTTACCGCTGGAACTGTGGTCGTGATCAACGCCTCAAAGAAATTTGGGGGGATAAAACCACCGTGCATTGA
- the gltB gene encoding glutamate synthase large subunit: MNLAEQFHENCGFGLLAHIHNLPSHTMLEDAIKALSRMMHRGAIAADGKTGDGSGLLCSMPHRFMNNVCEEAGVSLPEQYAVATLFLSDAEAQKNAFREQCESNDLQVLLIREVPLNTEALGDYALSMLPTIVQAFVVPSALIATRRFDALLYLTRKEVEKVFRDDEDFYIASFSRSVVSYKGLVMPTYIRMLFPDLQREDFEISFALFHQRFSTNTLPKWKLAQPLRTIAHNGEINSIQGNRFNASCKFVDAHSPVFSDAELQRLMPILEEKVSDSGSLDNMIEFLMVNGVDYFKAIRSVVPPARHNVAHMPAKLRSFYEYTSAAFEPWDGPAAVSVTNGRYIGCVLDRNGLRPAKYQITTDDRLIISSEYGVLDLDPCEVKVRGRLQSGQMIAADLHQGEVFFTEDIDRYLMNSHPYNEWLTERTFYLQEFIERQFEDFSDCECRELIRKQRYFNVTGEVADLVITPMLKDGKEPTGSMGDDTPMAAFSEKQRNFTDFFRQKFAQVTNPPIDPLREKAVMSTTIGVGDVGNPLIETPERALRLKSISPVLSPDIFQALLSFGDPERPRYESCYRYQSFSTGFKDGLQRSLTALCDDIVAAVRGGVHVIVLDDRCIDETTRIIPMAMAVGAVNQCLAREGLRHKTSIVACSGEVFDSHSACVLLGYGAVAIYPWLLYATGYDICRHHSGTPREIRTGLRNMYDAVTKGVLKIMSKMGISTVSSYRNAALFDVIGLSRDMVADCFNGSSALLPGLSYDDIEQRIAKVHDKVFRRSYMESIYPLEIGGFYRNNPGGEYHDFNARVITTLHQFAEQRTRQGYLEFRALIDSRGRKFVRDFLEFTSPNAAISLDEVEPVEAITCRFDSAAMSLGALSPEAHEALAEALNQLGGRSNCGEGGEDAARFRTNRNSKIKQIASGRFGVTPAYLRSASEIQIKLAQGAKPGEGGQLPGEKVTPLIASLRFTVPGVTLISPPPHHDIYSIEDLAQLIFDLKQINPEATISVKLVSTAGVGTIAAGVAKAYADKIVISGNDGGTGAAQLNSIKHAGNPWELGLSEAHNSLKGNGLRELVHLQTDGGLKIGRDIVKAAMLGAESYGFGTPLLVLLGCKMLRVCHLNRCTVGVATQDDFLRSHYQGTVDKVVSYLTNVAQDVREILAELGFRSLNEVIGRSDLLKAIDDETADKFDFSAVLQRCDGVDIKQKANDPFDDNAFEKDVLKEVYSSLKNPKEEIVVERDIINTCRSFGTMISGEIARYYGDEGLSKDTITVKLTGVAGQSLGAFLANGLTIHVDGVANDYVGKGMHAGLISVVPPEYKPGMSAVGNTCLYGATGGKLFVAGTAGERFGVRNSGALAVVEGSGDHACEYMTGGTVVILGETGINFGAGMTGGAAFVYDRNKNFIDKLNQELVEARRIDVDDDNEGKLYLKQILTSYHNRTRSPLARYVLDNFREELAYFWMVVPKDMKAPLNPKEGD; this comes from the coding sequence ATGAACCTTGCCGAACAGTTCCACGAAAACTGTGGTTTTGGCTTGCTTGCCCATATTCACAATCTTCCCTCTCACACGATGCTTGAAGATGCCATCAAGGCGTTGAGCCGTATGATGCACCGCGGCGCGATTGCTGCGGACGGCAAAACCGGTGACGGCAGTGGTCTGTTGTGCTCCATGCCGCACCGCTTTATGAACAATGTTTGTGAAGAGGCTGGTGTTTCTCTGCCGGAACAATATGCGGTGGCCACCTTGTTTCTCAGCGATGCTGAGGCGCAAAAGAATGCGTTTCGCGAGCAGTGCGAAAGCAATGATCTGCAGGTGTTGCTGATTCGCGAGGTGCCACTGAATACCGAGGCGCTCGGCGATTATGCGCTGTCGATGTTGCCGACCATTGTCCAGGCGTTTGTCGTGCCGTCAGCGTTGATTGCCACGCGTCGCTTTGATGCCTTACTCTATCTGACCCGTAAAGAGGTGGAGAAGGTGTTTCGCGATGACGAGGATTTTTACATTGCCTCGTTTTCGCGCAGCGTGGTGTCGTATAAAGGTCTGGTGATGCCGACCTATATCCGCATGCTGTTCCCCGATCTGCAGCGCGAGGATTTTGAGATCTCCTTTGCTCTGTTCCACCAGCGTTTTTCGACAAATACGTTACCGAAGTGGAAGCTGGCCCAGCCGTTGCGCACCATTGCTCACAATGGCGAAATCAACTCGATTCAGGGTAATCGTTTCAATGCCTCGTGCAAATTTGTTGATGCCCACAGCCCGGTATTTTCCGATGCCGAGCTGCAACGGCTGATGCCGATTCTGGAAGAAAAAGTCAGCGACAGCGGCAGTCTTGACAACATGATCGAGTTTCTGATGGTCAATGGCGTCGATTATTTCAAAGCGATCCGTTCGGTGGTGCCGCCGGCACGACACAATGTTGCTCACATGCCGGCCAAACTGCGTTCTTTCTATGAGTACACCTCAGCGGCGTTTGAGCCGTGGGACGGGCCAGCTGCGGTCAGTGTCACCAATGGTCGCTACATCGGTTGCGTGCTCGACCGGAACGGTCTGCGCCCGGCCAAGTATCAGATCACCACGGATGACCGGCTGATTATCTCCAGTGAATACGGGGTTTTGGACCTTGATCCGTGTGAAGTGAAAGTGCGTGGCCGTTTGCAGAGTGGCCAGATGATTGCTGCCGATTTGCATCAGGGAGAGGTGTTCTTTACCGAGGACATTGATCGCTACCTGATGAATTCCCACCCCTATAACGAATGGCTGACCGAGCGTACCTTCTATCTGCAGGAATTTATCGAACGTCAGTTTGAGGATTTCTCCGATTGTGAGTGCCGCGAGCTGATTCGAAAGCAGCGTTATTTCAACGTGACCGGTGAGGTGGCTGATCTGGTGATCACGCCGATGCTTAAAGACGGCAAGGAACCGACCGGGTCCATGGGCGATGACACGCCGATGGCGGCGTTCTCCGAAAAACAGCGCAACTTTACCGATTTTTTCCGCCAGAAATTTGCCCAGGTGACCAATCCGCCCATTGATCCGTTGCGTGAAAAAGCGGTGATGTCCACCACCATCGGCGTCGGCGATGTCGGCAACCCGCTGATCGAAACGCCGGAGCGGGCTTTGCGCCTGAAGAGCATTTCGCCGGTGCTGTCACCGGATATCTTTCAGGCCTTGTTGTCGTTTGGAGATCCAGAGCGGCCCCGCTATGAATCGTGTTACCGCTACCAGAGCTTCAGCACCGGGTTTAAGGACGGTTTGCAGCGCAGCCTGACCGCCTTGTGTGATGACATTGTCGCAGCGGTGCGCGGCGGGGTCCATGTGATTGTGTTGGATGACCGTTGTATCGATGAGACGACGCGCATTATCCCCATGGCCATGGCTGTCGGTGCCGTCAATCAGTGCCTGGCCCGTGAAGGGCTGCGCCATAAGACCTCCATTGTTGCCTGCAGTGGTGAGGTGTTCGACTCCCATTCCGCCTGTGTGTTGCTCGGTTACGGGGCCGTGGCTATCTATCCCTGGCTGCTTTATGCCACCGGCTATGATATTTGCCGCCACCACAGTGGCACCCCGCGTGAAATTCGCACCGGATTGCGCAATATGTACGATGCGGTGACCAAAGGGGTGCTGAAGATTATGTCGAAAATGGGTATCAGTACCGTGTCGAGTTATCGCAATGCCGCGCTGTTTGATGTGATCGGCCTGAGCCGCGACATGGTGGCGGATTGCTTTAACGGTTCCAGTGCCCTGTTGCCGGGGTTGAGTTACGATGACATTGAACAACGTATCGCCAAGGTCCATGACAAGGTGTTCCGCCGCAGCTACATGGAATCCATCTACCCCTTGGAAATCGGCGGTTTTTACCGCAACAACCCCGGTGGTGAATACCATGATTTTAACGCTCGGGTGATTACGACGCTGCACCAGTTTGCTGAACAGCGTACCCGGCAGGGCTATCTGGAATTCCGTGCGTTGATTGATAGCCGGGGACGCAAGTTTGTCCGTGATTTTCTCGAGTTTACCTCGCCCAATGCGGCGATCTCGCTGGATGAGGTGGAACCGGTAGAAGCTATCACCTGCCGCTTCGATTCTGCGGCCATGTCTCTGGGGGCGTTGTCTCCCGAGGCCCACGAAGCATTGGCTGAAGCGCTGAACCAGTTGGGTGGCCGCTCTAACTGCGGTGAGGGCGGGGAGGATGCCGCGCGTTTCCGTACCAACCGCAACAGCAAGATCAAACAGATTGCGTCAGGGCGTTTCGGTGTGACTCCGGCCTACCTGCGCAGCGCCAGTGAGATTCAGATCAAGCTCGCTCAGGGTGCCAAGCCTGGGGAAGGTGGGCAGCTGCCGGGGGAAAAGGTGACCCCATTGATCGCCTCATTGCGCTTCACTGTACCTGGTGTCACGTTGATTTCGCCGCCACCGCACCACGATATCTATTCTATTGAGGATTTGGCGCAACTGATTTTTGACCTCAAGCAGATCAATCCGGAAGCCACCATCAGCGTCAAACTGGTCTCCACCGCCGGTGTCGGCACCATTGCCGCCGGGGTCGCCAAGGCGTACGCGGATAAGATTGTCATCTCCGGCAATGACGGCGGTACCGGCGCGGCTCAGCTCAATTCCATCAAGCATGCCGGGAATCCATGGGAATTGGGTCTTTCCGAGGCGCACAATAGCCTCAAAGGCAACGGCTTGCGCGAGTTGGTGCATTTGCAGACTGACGGTGGCTTGAAGATCGGCCGCGATATCGTCAAGGCCGCCATGCTCGGTGCGGAAAGCTACGGTTTCGGTACGCCGTTGCTGGTACTGCTTGGCTGCAAAATGTTGCGTGTCTGCCATCTCAATCGTTGCACCGTCGGTGTTGCCACCCAGGATGATTTCCTGCGCAGCCATTATCAGGGCACCGTCGACAAGGTGGTCAGTTATCTGACCAATGTGGCGCAAGATGTCCGCGAGATTCTCGCCGAACTCGGTTTCCGCAGTCTCAACGAGGTGATCGGTCGCAGTGATCTGCTCAAAGCTATTGACGATGAGACAGCCGACAAGTTTGATTTCTCTGCCGTGTTGCAGCGCTGTGATGGTGTGGATATCAAACAGAAGGCCAACGATCCTTTCGATGACAATGCCTTTGAAAAAGATGTGCTCAAAGAAGTCTATTCCAGCCTGAAGAATCCCAAGGAAGAGATTGTCGTTGAGCGCGATATCATCAATACCTGCCGCAGCTTCGGCACCATGATCAGTGGTGAGATTGCCCGCTATTATGGCGATGAAGGGCTGTCCAAAGATACCATCACCGTTAAGCTCACCGGTGTGGCGGGCCAATCCCTCGGGGCGTTTCTTGCCAATGGTCTGACGATTCATGTCGACGGGGTGGCCAATGACTATGTCGGTAAAGGGATGCACGCCGGCTTGATCAGCGTGGTGCCGCCCGAATACAAGCCGGGCATGTCGGCAGTTGGCAACACCTGCCTTTATGGTGCCACTGGCGGTAAGTTATTTGTCGCCGGAACTGCTGGCGAACGCTTTGGCGTGCGCAACTCCGGCGCCCTGGCCGTGGTGGAAGGCAGTGGTGACCATGCCTGTGAATACATGACCGGCGGTACCGTGGTGATTCTCGGTGAAACCGGCATCAATTTCGGTGCCGGGATGACCGGCGGCGCAGCCTTCGTCTATGATCGCAACAAGAACTTTATCGATAAGCTGAATCAGGAACTGGTTGAGGCTCGGCGCATAGACGTTGATGATGACAATGAGGGCAAGCTGTACCTCAAGCAGATTCTTACCAGTTACCACAATCGCACCCGTAGCCCCCTAGCGCGCTACGTGCTGGATAATTTCCGTGAAGAACTGGCGTATTTCTGGATGGTGGTGCCCAAAGATATGAAAGCGCCACTCAATCCGAAAGAGGGGGATTAG
- a CDS encoding glutamate synthase subunit beta, protein MQSFIQTSRTEPVKSEVSERICDFGEIYTLYTAKKVALQAERCVQCGDPFCTAIGCPLNNAIPQWLQAIAEHDLEKAFRLSNETSPFPEVLGRVCPQANLCEGACTLDDGYGAITIGAIEASITDLAFKEGLEIPFPGVIRDKKVAVVGSGPAGMSCAHFLLRAGIEVEMFERASKPGGLLTYGIPGFKLEKGIVERRFKMLKRAGLVLRLNCAVGEDITLQELHDQYDAVFLGTGATEGKSARLDHENSDQVFYAMDYLTQVQQRLYGQEWDARFNVAERNVIVIGGGDTAMDCVRTAIREQAKNVTCLYRRDQTNMPGSVKEYRNAVEEGVEFLFNETPHAIVVDDNGKIIGVDAVRTELGEPGEDGRQRVREIDGSEHCVAADIIILALGFDVAENGALETLGVKANQWHEIQTDAESGQTGNAKIFAGGDCCRGADLVVTAAADGRKAAMAIMEQLLGE, encoded by the coding sequence ATGCAGAGTTTTATTCAGACATCACGAACCGAACCGGTCAAAAGCGAAGTCAGTGAGCGGATTTGCGACTTCGGTGAAATCTATACCCTCTATACCGCGAAAAAAGTGGCGTTGCAGGCTGAACGCTGTGTGCAATGCGGTGACCCGTTTTGCACCGCCATCGGCTGCCCGTTGAATAATGCCATCCCGCAATGGTTGCAGGCCATTGCTGAGCATGATCTGGAAAAGGCGTTCCGCCTGTCTAATGAAACCTCCCCGTTTCCCGAGGTGCTTGGTCGGGTGTGTCCCCAGGCCAACCTGTGTGAAGGGGCCTGTACTCTGGATGACGGCTACGGGGCGATCACCATTGGCGCCATTGAGGCCTCGATTACTGATCTGGCCTTTAAGGAAGGATTGGAAATTCCGTTTCCCGGCGTGATTCGCGATAAAAAGGTAGCCGTGGTCGGCTCCGGTCCGGCGGGGATGTCCTGTGCCCACTTTCTACTGCGTGCCGGTATTGAAGTCGAAATGTTCGAACGAGCTTCCAAGCCCGGCGGACTGCTGACCTATGGCATTCCCGGTTTCAAACTGGAAAAAGGCATTGTTGAGCGACGTTTCAAGATGCTCAAAAGGGCAGGGCTGGTGCTCCGCCTCAACTGTGCGGTTGGCGAAGATATCACATTGCAGGAGTTGCACGATCAGTACGATGCCGTGTTCCTCGGCACTGGTGCCACCGAGGGTAAGAGTGCCCGTCTCGACCACGAAAACAGCGACCAGGTGTTCTACGCCATGGATTATCTGACCCAGGTACAGCAACGCCTTTACGGCCAGGAATGGGATGCGCGGTTCAATGTTGCCGAGCGCAACGTCATTGTTATCGGCGGCGGCGATACGGCCATGGACTGTGTGCGCACGGCCATTCGTGAGCAGGCCAAGAACGTCACTTGCCTCTACCGCCGTGACCAGACCAACATGCCCGGTAGTGTCAAAGAGTATCGCAATGCCGTGGAGGAAGGGGTGGAATTCCTGTTCAACGAAACACCCCATGCCATTGTGGTGGATGACAATGGCAAGATTATCGGTGTGGATGCCGTGCGCACTGAACTGGGCGAGCCCGGTGAAGACGGTCGTCAGCGGGTGCGTGAGATTGACGGCAGCGAGCACTGTGTGGCTGCCGATATCATCATCCTGGCGCTGGGATTTGACGTGGCGGAAAATGGCGCGCTGGAGACGTTGGGCGTTAAAGCCAATCAATGGCATGAGATTCAGACCGATGCCGAGAGCGGACAAACCGGTAACGCTAAAATTTTTGCCGGCGGCGATTGCTGTCGCGGTGCTGATTTGGTGGTGACGGCGGCGGCCGATGGACGCAAGGCGGCTATGGCGATTATGGAGCAGTTGCTGGGGGAATAA
- a CDS encoding IS1380 family transposase — protein sequence MKTECNTEQLEFHSFGRREIIGQFDGIKISSDGGGILLREVEKRTGILRRLSQCFTDYRNPEMITHSLESLISQRIMALALGYEDLNDHDVLRHDALLSVLSGKSNGKMGAGKSTLNRLELTPATGSSSSRYKKIVANSDAMDELLIDFFQKSFSEVPEEIVLDVDATDDLIHGTQQGRFYHGYYRSYCYLPLYIFCGEQLLCARLRTADQDGAAGTKEELERIVRRIRQSWPDVRIVVRGDSGFCRDEIMTWCEHEENRVDYVLGLAKNSRLKTLLEEEMEQAKQEHEQTEKAARVFKDFHYQTRNSWSRSRRVVGKAEYLSKGENPRFVVTTLSEEKADARSLYEDIYCARGDMENRIKEQQLALFADRTSCHEMRANQLRLYFSSFAYVLLQTLRRIGLKETELAKAQSETIRLKLLKIGTRIKISVRKIWLSFSESYPYADLLRQVLGNLQKIPIRC from the coding sequence ATGAAAACAGAGTGTAACACAGAGCAACTTGAGTTTCATAGCTTTGGTCGGCGTGAAATTATTGGTCAATTCGATGGCATCAAGATCAGTTCCGATGGCGGTGGCATCCTTCTTCGAGAGGTCGAAAAACGCACCGGCATATTGCGTCGTTTGAGTCAATGCTTCACGGACTATCGCAATCCAGAGATGATTACCCACAGCCTCGAATCCTTGATTAGCCAGCGCATCATGGCGCTGGCATTAGGCTACGAAGACCTCAACGACCATGATGTTTTGCGCCATGATGCCTTGCTCAGTGTTTTAAGTGGTAAGTCCAATGGAAAAATGGGAGCCGGGAAAAGCACTCTCAACCGTCTTGAACTGACACCTGCGACGGGCTCAAGTTCATCGCGCTACAAGAAGATTGTCGCCAATAGTGACGCTATGGACGAGCTTTTGATTGATTTCTTTCAGAAGTCATTCAGTGAAGTTCCAGAAGAGATCGTCTTGGATGTAGACGCTACAGATGATCTAATCCACGGTACTCAGCAGGGGCGTTTTTATCATGGCTATTATCGAAGCTACTGCTATTTGCCGCTGTATATTTTTTGTGGGGAACAGCTGTTGTGCGCCCGCTTGCGTACGGCGGATCAGGATGGTGCCGCCGGAACAAAAGAAGAACTGGAACGCATTGTCCGACGCATTCGCCAATCATGGCCGGATGTTCGCATCGTTGTGCGTGGAGACAGTGGTTTTTGTCGCGACGAGATTATGACTTGGTGCGAGCACGAAGAAAACCGCGTGGACTATGTCTTGGGATTGGCGAAAAACTCTCGCTTGAAGACACTGCTAGAAGAGGAGATGGAACAGGCGAAACAAGAGCATGAGCAGACAGAAAAAGCCGCACGGGTATTCAAAGACTTTCACTACCAGACCCGCAATAGCTGGAGCCGGTCCAGGCGCGTTGTGGGCAAAGCGGAATATTTGTCCAAGGGAGAAAATCCCCGCTTTGTCGTAACGACACTGAGCGAGGAAAAAGCGGATGCCCGCAGCTTGTATGAAGACATTTACTGCGCCCGCGGCGACATGGAAAATCGGATCAAGGAACAACAACTGGCCCTGTTTGCCGACCGGACGTCCTGTCATGAAATGCGTGCCAACCAATTGCGCCTGTATTTTTCCAGCTTTGCCTATGTTCTGTTACAAACTCTGCGGCGCATCGGATTAAAAGAAACGGAATTGGCCAAAGCACAGAGCGAAACAATCCGTCTGAAATTACTGAAGATTGGCACCCGGATCAAAATCAGCGTGCGCAAGATCTGGCTGTCATTTTCAGAAAGCTATCCCTATGCGGACTTGCTGCGCCAAGTTTTGGGGAATCTTCAAAAAATACCGATACGCTGTTAA
- the epmA gene encoding EF-P lysine aminoacylase EpmA: MSDPNWGLLKKKHRLNERARMMQTIRAFFVAQAFLEVDTPYRIPCNAPEAHIDPVTSGEQVLHTSPELCMKRLLAAGYERIFQLCHCWRAEERGQRHLGEFTMLEWYRAESDYTDLMNDCEQLLRALCPQGTLSYQGASITLQDPFERLTLSDAFDRYAPMSLTEAIDNTCFDEIYTQHIEPNLGKHQPTFITHYPADMAALARLCPEDPDHAERFELYIAGMELANAFSELNDPAEQRQRFVAEQALREQMGKAPSPLPEPFLQELEHLPPSAGIALGIDRLAMLLTDSTTIDEVVAFTPEML, from the coding sequence ATGAGCGACCCAAACTGGGGTCTGCTGAAAAAGAAACACCGCTTAAACGAGCGCGCCCGGATGATGCAAACCATCCGGGCGTTTTTCGTCGCGCAGGCGTTTCTTGAGGTGGACACCCCGTACCGCATCCCCTGCAATGCCCCGGAAGCGCATATTGATCCGGTCACCAGCGGCGAACAAGTTTTGCACACCTCCCCCGAACTGTGCATGAAACGGCTGCTGGCCGCCGGCTATGAGCGGATTTTTCAACTCTGCCACTGTTGGCGTGCTGAAGAGCGTGGGCAACGCCATCTTGGCGAATTCACCATGCTGGAATGGTATCGCGCAGAGTCCGATTACACCGACCTGATGAATGACTGCGAGCAACTGCTGCGCGCTCTGTGCCCACAAGGAACACTCAGCTATCAAGGGGCGTCGATCACGCTTCAAGACCCTTTTGAACGTCTGACACTCAGTGACGCATTTGACCGTTACGCACCCATGTCACTGACTGAAGCAATTGACAACACGTGCTTTGATGAAATTTACACTCAGCACATCGAGCCCAACCTCGGTAAGCACCAGCCAACCTTCATCACCCATTATCCGGCTGACATGGCCGCCCTGGCCCGACTGTGTCCCGAAGATCCCGACCATGCCGAACGCTTTGAGCTGTACATCGCCGGGATGGAACTGGCCAATGCGTTTAGTGAACTGAATGATCCGGCCGAACAACGCCAGCGATTCGTTGCCGAGCAGGCGCTGCGTGAGCAGATGGGCAAAGCGCCGTCACCTTTGCCAGAGCCGTTTTTACAGGAACTGGAACATCTGCCGCCATCGGCAGGGATTGCCTTAGGGATTGACCGCTTGGCCATGCTGCTGACGGACAGTACAACCATTGATGAGGTGGTGGCGTTTACGCCGGAGATGCTGTAG